Proteins co-encoded in one Nicotiana sylvestris chromosome 7, ASM39365v2, whole genome shotgun sequence genomic window:
- the LOC138872921 gene encoding uncharacterized protein: MKAIDEKFVSSNKALASTLMKRLSSMTLDRNRIVHEHIMEMNDIAGKLKSLEVDMSEPFLVHFILNSLPTKYGLFKISYNTYEDKWSTNKLLTMCVQEEERLKH; encoded by the coding sequence ATGAAGGCAATTGATGAAAAATTCGTAAGCTCTAACAAGGCATTGGCCAGCACCCTTATGAAGAGGCTGTCAAGTATGACTTTAGACAGAAATCGTATAGTGCACGAGCACATTATGGAGATGAATGACATTGCTGGTAAACTCAAGTCCCTTGAGGTTGATATGTCTGAACCATTTCTTGTGCATTTCATTCTCAATTCACTTCCTACGAAATATGGTTTGTTTAAGATTTCTTATAACACATACGAGGATAAATGGTCAACCAATAAACTCTTGACCATGTGTGTTCAAGAAGAAGAGAGGTTGAAGCATTAG